The genomic DNA CGATGATCGGCTAGTGGCGCCAAAAAATTGCAACTAATTACATttgattatatacatatacaccgtCTGCCAGTATACATCGAACGAAATGAATCTGTGTGGACGCAAAACTTCGTAGTCTACCAGTCTATCGACTCAAATCGGCCAATGTCAAAAAGTTGAACGACTCTATTCGCGTACGGTAAGTCGACTGTGAAAATACAACGTTTCCCAACGATCGTATCCCAATCTGCATAAACCTTAACACCGATCGATCGTTCGAATACTCTGTCGTCGTGTTCAATCGCGAAGaacgaaaagaaagaagaagaacgaCGAGAACGTAAACAACGACGCGTTTAAAACTATACGCAACATGGTTAAAAGAGTAATACTTTACGTTTGAGATTATCTAACAATTCTCTTCGACGAACAAGAAAGACGTGGGGCAACGAAAATGGGGATCAGAGATCGACACTAAGGAAAAAAGAGTTTCGCCAGAGGAAACAGCACAAGCATAGTGTACGAAAGGAGATCAGGGAACGTTGGTTCCGCGTACAATGAAGAAAACTGTCAACCGACGACTCGAGAGGTTCGATTAGAAAATAGCTGCCCGCTACGTGTGGTCGTCGCTTGACTACGCAAACTATAGTCGATGCTTCTCGTGCTTCTCTAGACGATGGGCGGCAACTCTGCGATATAATATACGATatctttatgttttttttttcttttttttttcaacttCCTCCCGTTTTCGCTCATTTTGATTCCCTTACGCGTTAATTACATGTAACTTGTATATACGTATGTACAAAAGCTCGGTCAGAAGAATTTCGCGTGGAATACATTCCGCGAGACGTCTTTGACTTTTTTCCCACCTATTTCAGAATTATTCGACCGTGCGTTTCTCGCGCCCTAACGATAATACGCGGCGAACGAAGGAAAGTAGCAAGTAAAGAGCGCACCGAAGAGAAAAGTTAACCAAagggagaagaaaaaaaaaaaaaaggagaaaaaaaagaaaaaggatgACAACAGATTTTCCCAATGGTAACAATGATGCACGATACTGTGATGCACGATAAAAGGAATCGCCATCGACGATGCGAcgtttttcaattaattcatcGACCGTGAACTTTACTCGAGTCTGTGTATGTgtacgtgtgtgtatgtgttCCTTTGTCTctctattatttttttcttcctttctttctcaattttttttctttttttctttatttcactaCACTTTCTCCTATCGatcttcttcttttctctctttttttttcgtatttttttctttttttaattttcatatatATTGGTCCGACATGTGCTCTTTCAAAGAAAGGACCTATCCTTTTCCCTTCTTCTTATGAAAAATACACGGATCTTTGATATACACGTCACGAACGAAAACAAGAACTCCCGTGTTATGCACGTCCGCGGAATGGCGGTTGAAATTATTGAGATCGTTAAACTGATCCGGAAGATACGGAGAGTGTGTGCGTTTCGGTGCTGGATAACGCTTCTAACGTATATAACCGTGTCCCCGAGACCCGTCGCTCGAAACAGCTCTCGTTTCCTTTTTCGTCGATAAGAAACGCTCGTTACGTTTGCATAATACGGCACTATGTCACCGATAAATAAATCGCGTCTCTATCGATCGTACGATTTACCCGTTCCATCATTTTCATAAATCAGGAACGCTTTCGTATCACGTTCGATCATTTGCGAAAATAAACGCTCATTGTTAACGTTCAATACGAAATTATAGCACGAGGATAATCCGTACATCTAAGTTTTGGTTTAGCCGATCCAATCGATAGAAAATTTACGCGTACATACGTGTAATCGAATAGAAATTTTGCAGCACTTGCTGTTCCGTGTTCCGAGATATTTTTCTGCACGACTATTTACGCTTTTCGAGAAAGCTTAAATGCAGCGCGAGAATAAATATAACCTAGAAACTCGAATGTTGCGAGAAATCGAAAAAGTTTGCTTTTTCTATTGTACGATCGGTTAATGGGCGAATATTTTCGTAAAATCTCGTGacactagatatatatatatatatctatttttttttttgttctttttttaattatagcATTTTCTTAAAATACGATATAATACTGCTACTAAACGTTAATCTCCAATTCATTATCCTACAACAAGTTCCACGCGGGTAAACACGATTTCTTAAAcactataaaacaaaaatgaaagcTCGAAACGAATAATTACATCACCCTATGAAACGCGACACCGTATAAAAACGACAAATAAACGTCACACGTAAAACCTAACCTCGCGTGTTCTTTTTCGTTACGTTATTCGCGGAAGGGGCGGGGAGGGGTGGGAAGAGAAACAATGCACCGATACACAATACGGAGGCTAAAAGTCTAGGATAAAAATCAGAGGGCAAAAAAGCAAACTCGTACCACTACTTGAAATAACAGAACAACGACTCGCGTAGTACTTGAAACGTGCAACGCTCGTTACTCTATCGTTTCCTTCAAAATTCTTCCCTTTTATTTTCACGAACGATACGCCGGCTCATCCAGCACCGTGAAGCACTTGTgatagaagaaaagaaaagaagagaacAGCGGTGGGGATAGATTGGAGGGGGACGAGGTAGAAAGGGGGAGTGTAGAAGAGATCAAGGCAGGAAGATAAAGGAAGAGCGGAGAGGGGACAGCGGAGAGGGTAaggaaagaagaagagaaagaaagaaaagagatcGGAATGAAGAATCGACCGATCAATTCGGAACTGCGACTTCTTTTCGTTAGGTATACCTACGAGCTACCTACTGTACCTTACAATTGTAACAAGCTACAAAATATGTTATCACTATAATAATTAGGAGCTGCGCGAACATATGCACGGAGGCTTTATTAATCACAGCTTTAGTAGTACGATTAGTATCTCATAGAGCTGTACAATGACTAGCCAACATGAAGATCATCGCTTTTCTCTCGTTCCCATTGCACCTAACGTATATCCCGAAATAAAACACGCGGCAGCTTTTTCCTCTTCCCTTGTCGCTAGGAAGGGACCGAAAGAACGCTGCGCTAACGTCTTTCTTCCGtgaatgtatatatgtatatatatatatatatatatatatatatatatatatatatatatacatacatatatattacgtTCGACGTTCGCGTGGACCTAAAACGAacggaaaggaaaaaaaaaccgTGGGGGCGAAAAAGAAGAACGTCCCGTGTTCCCTCTCTaccttttccttttttctcttttaTCTCGCTTTTCCCGTGCTCGCAGCTCTTTGCGAGTAAAATCAGTCTTGCCCGGTGACTTCGCGTCTCGTTTAAATCAAAAGCCTCAGGCATACGCGCGCAGAGAATTGTTCTTCCTCTTGTTTCAGCGTGAAGACTAAAAAGATAGCCGAGACAAGCCTACGATATACAACAAGGAGGTTCGAGGCACGCTAGCGCGAatattcttctctctctctctctctctgacttTTACTTCTTCCAccatttttctgttttttttttctttttttttttcgtttttccctTTTGTCCCGTTTCGCTCCACCGTTCCTGTTATTTTTATTCGTCCActtcccctccccctccccccactCCCGCCCATTTCCTTTTCGCTCTACCAATCTTTGCCCTTTAGTACGCTTCGATCGACTTCAGACTCGCGTGTACCTTTTATTCCTTTTACCGCTGTCGATTCGAAACCTCTTGGCGCGTACGCGTGCGCGCTCGTGCTCGCGCGCACCCGATCATCTATTTTCGTGTATCGTGAAAACAAATAGACACATCGCGCTGGACCCGTTACGCGAAAATTTCGAAGGAAACGAAAACTCCCTACTCTTTCGCGCATTGTTCTTTGACTCGCGGCTGTCATGGTTCCCCCGCTTGCTGTGTCTaagcatattattattattattattttttttttgtggcgTTAGCGTTAAAAAGATCGACAATAATCGTAATAAACAGAAcgttaatgataataataataatagtaatgataagagtaatagtagtagtagcaataataataataataatagtaataatagtaGCATAGTAATAATCGTAACCGCTAAAAACTAATACCTAATAAtagacaaaaaaaagaaaaaatcaacAGCCCTGCTATTACACTCCTAGTACTTAGAACTTACGATCTGCACATCCGCTCATCGTTTTATAATACatccatatgtatatgtatacgtatgtacAATATGTATCTTGTGTGTACAATACACTTCGATATGTGAAAAGTAAGTACACCTATGGAACTGATTCAAAGCTGTACAGTAGTCCTACGTGATAAAATGTATACCGGCACCTTGATACGCTTCTATTGTTCACAGACACGCTCAAAGATGAGGTATGCGGAAAAATTAGTTCGAGAGGGTTAAGGTAAAGATAAAACGACATAAgaaaagggggggggggcgtggaaaaaaaattaaaagaagaagaggaggaggaggaagagggaaaaaagaaatgaaaatttaaagctAAAGAGAAACCATGACGACTGGGATACAGGCCCTATGAGTACACGCGCTATGCATgttatcaaaataaaataacattcgCATGTTTCTaaggataataataataataacagttGTAGTAGTAGAGGTGGTGTTAGTGGTAGTAATAATAGCGAGAGTAATATATAGTTGAGGAGATGCGAGTGGTGATGGTGGTGGTTGGTAGTAGAGTAAGGGTGATAGTATTAGTAAGAGTAGTAGTACTAATAgtgtagtaataataataatagtagttgttgtagtagtagtagtagtagtaatagtagtagtacTAATAGTAGCATTAGTAACAGTAATgttcctgttttttttttttaaacttgttTGTTTGTAAAAGAAATAGTAGGGTGTCTACCAAACACCTTCGGTAGAGACCAATGTCCGTTAAATTCTGATAGCTAGATCGCCTCGTGACATtgctttcttattttttttttcctcgTTTTGATATCATCAAAATAGTAAACCAATAGTTTAAACGTTGTAGATAATAATTACTATCTATATCACAGATCCAAGTGACTAAACtcctttaaaaatataatataaatatgtgTATGTGTAATGGTTCGCGcataatatatatacacacatagatatatatatatgtatatgtactcgCAGATGTGATTGAAAAACAGGTAAATCAAGAAGTGCGGAAACTTGGAAAACTCGTGTAGAAACGTTCGCGCCGTTAGTTTATGCTAACATCGATATACCACGACAGATCCAGATAAAACGAGGAAAATCCACAACGATCGAGGAAACGTCCGGGAGTCAAACGATCGTGGGTCGCGTGTATGTGTATCTGTAtgtttgtatgtatgtatgtatgtatgtgtgcgtgtgtgtgtgtatagtgCACGTCCCTTCGAACGGTGCTATTTAATTCTCGTTAAAATACGCTCGTCAACGTAGAATCCATTAAATGGACCAAGAAGTATCATCGGTGAGACACATGCAAAACGGTAATCAATTTACAATTGATCCACTCATCGTccgttttaaaaaatcgaaataaaatcggTGCGTAAAAATTCTTTAGTATCGTTAATCCACGATTGTGTAAGCATCCGTCGTGATCCAGAAAGCGGATGCTCTTTAGGCACTTTGTTTAACCAGCACCATTAAATGACACGCGATCGAAGAGTCTGCGTTGTTGGGGTGCTCGCGCGTGGCGAATGGTCACTCCGTTCGTGGTAAAAATCGTCATTGCTGGCATAAACTGACTTATTCATTGTTGCGTTGAATATATTCGGGGTACGAGATAGGAGAGCTGGTATTCGAGTACTGAGCGTACAGATAAAGCGCAGGGTGAAGCCCTGGCGGAGGAATGCCGCGATGCAGTTGCTGCGATTGATGATGCGACTCCGATGAATCTATGGGGGATGATATTTGCGGATAAAGTTGGGAGTTGAGGCTATCCAGCGAGCTGGAGGAGCCTGTCGTTTGGTAGACACTCTGCGGTGTGGTGTGCTCGTGAGACACAGGTGAATTAAGTGTGAATGGCGAAGACGCCGAGGTGGGACATACTACTTGCTGCGGTGATTGATGTTGCGGTAGGGACTCGGACACGTTGTCATCTAAACACTAGTTGGTAGTCTGCGGATGTAGCAGTGGTAGAGGAAGTTGAAGATTATTTTGCTTGGCTAAACTTGCGATCTCAGCTGCGATGCCTCCTTTAGAACCCGCTAAGCCGTCCAACGACGAAGGTCCTTCGCTGTAGCGTAAATCACAAACTGGACTCTCGAACCCTGTACCTGGCGTGCCACCACCGGTACTCTGGGGCGTAGGTGGATTGTGATTGGTACTGCTTTGATTCATATCACGGTGTACTCGGTTTTGATGCCGTATGAGATAACTGTCGCGTACAAATGTACGTCCGCATATGTTACACTCGTACGTGGTACTTGCAGTGTGGGTACGGATGTGTATTGCGAATTGACTCTTGGACGTGAATGTGAGAGAACATCTGTCGCACACTAAAGGCTTTTCGGCAACGTGACTCCAACGGTGTGCTGTCACATAGCTTTTCACTGCAAAACGTTTCTGACAAATATCGCAGGCATATGGTCTTTCTCCTGTATGCACCCGTTTATGAGTATTAAGACTGCTCTTCTGAGTAAACCTTTTCAAGCACAGCTCACATTGGAAAGGTCGTTCTCCTGTGTGCGTCCTCATGTGCACTTCCAAGTATGGCTTCCGGCAAAAACTTGCTTCGCATACTGTACAATGATATGGTTTGTTGCCCGAATGAAGTTTCATATGTACATAGTACGATGAAGCAGAAGATAGCACCTTGCCGCATACCTTGCAGGGTTGTGGCTTTGACCGTGAACCCTCTTTAACTGTTTGTTGCCCCGTCGACTGACGGCTTGGAACTTCTTGTTGCACGCTCTGACTCTGCTGTTGCTGACCCTGTTGCGTTTGTTGTTGACTCTGCTGTTGAGTTTGCTGTTGACCCTGTTGTTGGTTTAGTTGTAGCGTTGTCTGTTGCTGGGGTTGTAAATGACCTTCTTGTTGCGACAGGTCTTCACGATCATCGGATAAATTCACCATAGAATTTGAACCATCCGAACGGCTTGAAGCAACAGAATAAAACCCGATGGGTTCGCTTTTGATTTGTTGTTCAAACATGGACGTCATTATATCAGTCTGTTGCTGCTGAGCCAGCTGTTGTGACTGTGGCTCCTGCTGCTGCACTGCTTCTTGATGGGGGAGCAGAGTCAGGTTGCGCTTGACAAGCTGCTCATATCCTGCGTACCAATCCACCTGCATGACAGGGAACCTCTATAAATCGCCATTTATGACACTGGTTGTGGCGCAAAAATTTGCGACGATGTAGGTACACTCGTAATTCCGGTATCATGCATGCCCGACTCATATATACGCGTGTCAGGTTAGACCAATCGCTTTGACATTTATCTTTGACAAGTGACAGAAGGTAGCTGGATGATCAGCTGATTGCATAACTTTTACGCGAAGCACTCGAAGACGGTACGATGCCGTCGTCAACAGAACGTAACCCAGCAGTGAGCAACACGGGCAActctatttttaaaaaagcgACGGGAGAAACGGCGGAATATTTTGACTGCGAAACCGGATTCTTCGTAAGCGCTTCGCAAGTGGGGGTCGCTTTTGCTGTAGCCGAGCAAGAAAGCAGCATTCTACGAACCTTTGCTAATGTAGTGGTCCGGGCTAGGGTCGAAAAACGTCACGCCTCATCGAGCGCACGCCtcccgttctcgagcggcttcacGGACAATCACGAAACATTTGTACGGCCAAATTGTTTTTCTCCGACACAAAATATAAGATGGCTGCTACTATATTTCGCGACCGTCACCTATATGCACTCCTACAAACACACGCACCTAAGTACCGACGGACGATATTCGCCAACTTTTCTAATTGGCTGCCCTTCTTAAACCGCGAATATTATGCTCTACCACGACCAACATCGCACTTCGAAAACCGCTGATTGGATCGATCTCTCGCAAAGCTTTATTCACCTGTTTGATTTTATGCATATTTAATGGACAAACTTCCTCGATATAAATAACTTTAATCTCTTTCAATAGAAATCGAATTGTTTGTCAAGTCAGTGGATATTTATTCAAGAATTACGTATAAACGTAAATTTTCTTGTCAAAATTCAAACTTTTATTTCAACTtttcgaaattcaaaatttatatttatttgcgAAAGAAAATATACGATTCGAGATTTTAAGATATAATTcacgaaataaagaaatatatagATGATATGATATATATACGATTCGTTTAAAAGTGAAAGTTGAATACTTTACCATATAAATCATATTTATAAttgaaatttgttaataaaaatataatcgtTTATAAAGTATTcgagtattataaaatattaatttattcttctatttttacgtatttttctttatattttcacTACAACTTTGTTAAGTCAATTTGGTAAAACAGTGTTTATACGTAAATGTAATAtcgataattaattttaaatgtttaCTAAATTAATTCTGCGCAATATTTTAATACGCGATACAATACTAAACGCGCCTTGAGTGACGACATTCTAGGAACTATTAGGCCCTATCCAATGTAACATTGAACTCTTAATACTCGAATATAATGTTCCTAAAAAAAGCAGGCAACCAACCCGAAAACCTGTGTTAAATATATTGAAAGAGCAATTCATTTATAAACATTACTGCCTACTAAGTACACTTCGAGATTCATTGAAAAAGTGTAAAGTTTACTACATAAGCTAAACATTAGTAAATCTAATTCTAATCTATAACATACAATTAATAGGTATGCTGAAAGATATACTTATACgaataatttataaaagtaaTATTAATATCTTGGACAATATTCGATAATATCGATAATCTCTCATTGTAATTAGTATATTTTATATACGTTTACtttcataatttttgaaaaattatatcCATTTTAATTGTAATAGAATATTGGATGACTGgtagtttttaatttttatattattgtaaaataaaattttattttaattattaccaAAAGTATTAATTCATGTATCAAAATTTTAGTTTAAAACATGGCTGTCTCATCAGAAGGTGTAATGAATCCTGGCCTCAATGATCCTGTAACCAAAGCAGTAGTTGATAATATAATGGGAAATTTACCTACGAAGAAACCCCTTGTTCGGTGTGATGATTGCGACCTTTCATTTACCAGTCAAACAGTATTAGATACACATTTACAAGGAGCACGCCATGCTAAACAGGTTTGTATTAATGAAACAATAAAGAAAAGAGAAActaattaaatacaaaaataaaaagttgAAGTATGAGAGAACACACATACAATAAAGAAAGTTACTCATAAATTCTTTCTGACATGAAAGAATATCAGAAATCAGAGATGTGGAGACATATACTTGTTTTACAGATTAGATCCAAAAATATAATGGCATCTCTTGAAGAAACCAAAGTAACATTTACAAAAGATGAAGAAACAAACGGATTGAAATGCAATGTGTGTAATGTGTGTCTAAACTCAATACAACAACTTCAAACACATTTGAATGGTATTTTGCGGATTAAGATTTACTTGaatcatttatatattttataatatattaaataaattttgtttccTGTAGGGATCCGGCACAAAAAAAAAGCTGTGAGAGGTAATAAACCTTATATGGTACGAAAAATGCTACCATATGGGTTTAGATGTAGTCGCACTATGTGtatggataaaataatagaaaagaATGTTATTATACTAATTTATTGCCTACTTTTGTTTATATTTGCATGCGTACTATTCTTGCTTAGTTTTGCTTTTCATTTGTTCTCAATAAGAAATTAATCGCTTGCTATCTAAGAGCTTTAATTCACCAGTCGCTATGAAATGCTTAGTGATACTTTCATGTTTGTTGCACTTTATGCGTCACTAGttgctatttattatttattatttattatttatttattatgtatttattgttatttatttcctTGAAACTAAAACTGTATATTTAGTATTCATTAGTGATTTATCCTTCAGCATAATGTCAAAATAATAACTCGATTACGAGTTGCCCAGTTATAAATaatgattaataaaattaatgttgTTTACAAAACAATTCTACTCCTTTTCAGTTCTATTGTATCCCTTTCATTAATGTATATGTAAATGTATTTTGCTATATcttctaattttattttgtcaataattataattttttttccataaaaatgttaaaactgacTGTCAGCTTGTTTCTatataatatcatatataaattttttatatgcTATTTATACCTTTTCCGaccatttaatataaataaagagATAAACAATTTGGTGTAGTTATTTATGCATATGaagtaatatttattttcaaaaggTCAAATTTGTTATATACATGCATAGACACATGTGTATCTTCAAAATTTTACGATGCtttttcgttaaaaatatttgtattaatgGTTGCTTTTTCCATAGCATGAATGTAGTGTTCAAGCTGATTTATTATCACATTTAACCGCTTCAGCGGTTGTGATACATAGATAGTGTTGATCGCACATTGATGCTTAGGTGGGTGGGGTGGCAAAGATGTTGGCAGCGCAGTGACATCTACCACCATGAATATCCAAGAAAACTCAGGACCTAAAGGCGTATCACTTTCGTGCAGTATGTGTAACAAGATCTTCAATTCTGTGGCACAATATAATGTGGtatgttatatttattagtaaaaGAATGCAAGTAAATATTACCGATCGTTTAATAGTAgaatatcttttatattatagcATATGACATCAAAAAAACATACTGGTAAATTAAAACAAGCAAAAACTCAAAAAAAGAAGCGATTCTTCCCATATTGGAAAAAAACCTAAACCTGGTGTAAATCCTAAGAATCTTGTTCAATCGTTATCAAACAACTTTGTATCGGGAGGTTTCACAAATCAGACATAGGGATATAACATAAAAGGAGGAATATGTCTATTTTAATACACATATGAATTATttagatatatatattttattcttcataaaaaaaacaatttttttattttatgttgctttaaatattaaaatcaatttgatatttataccttgGTTACTTAGAGATTTACTTacgtatataaaatataagtaCACACACAAtgtcatataattttttaatttttcatgacGATTTAAGATTTTCTTGTGTTAAGATATATACCTCCCTGTTCGCACTATTTCTTGAGAAAGTAAATATGTGATTGAATCTTAATTGGTTTAACCAACAATTTTCCATTAAATGTATTTAATGATTaataaatgtttgaaaaaaaaattgtacaaaatgtaGTTATCACGTTAGAAAATAACATATGATTTGATTATGGACAATGTCTTTAATATTAGTTGAAATAGTGCAAAAGGGTATGAATGCATTGTATGAATGTATATATGtccatttaaaaattaatggaaaaatatATGATATTGTAAGTAATAATAACTTATAATCCCTATTAATCCTATAAATAGGAATTCTATTTCCCTTTTAATCTATTGTTTCAGGCTGAAATTCAATAACATAATTATAAACCAATAACAAGATATTAGGTtgaggaaaaagaaatccatttaaaattataaaaataatggatttctttttccccaacctaataatGATAATTAAGAAACAATTGTCAGCGCCATCTATAATGTTGAACCGGAATATAAGTTTCTAGTCTAAAATCATAGACAGCGCTGACAACTGTTTggattggggaaaaagaaatccattacttttataattttaaattgatttctttttccccgataataaattatattaggttgaggaaaaagaaatcaatttaaaattataaaagtaatggatttcttttcccTCAaactaatattttaattatcatataATATTACCTCTGTCGTATGTTTACTTAATAAACGACGCATTTCAGTATTCTGTTTTCGTAAAGATCGGGTCTCAGTATTTAATTGATGTCTCTCCTTCAACACATCATAATACTTTTTAAGACCAACTAGTAAATTATCCCATAGTCTTTCTTTATCTtgagaaaaaatatttcgataacgtTCCCAAAATTCGGTTATATCTTGATCAGTTATGTTGCGCGATACTGTAGTTTTCTCCTTAAATGTTTTTTTATCAGTTGATATTTCGTTCTGAACAAATTCATACCTTTctacaaattcttttaatgcaCTTGAAACATGTTCAGTTTCAACTGTCAATAAGTGGCCTTTGTCGCATGTCAGTAATCGTTTCGTAGCCCCGTCCTctacaaaaataaaaactaataagtaataataactaCACAATAACGgataaagattaaaataatttatcattgaattttattacGTGATATATAACTAAATACCACTGAAATATGTTTTCTTCAATgaataaaaagaatgaaaatttcaataatagatTAGCATCTAAGCATAATATAATAGCGATATAATCGAACAtgtaattattaaatagtaaaatataaaaattgatttgctatTTTGATAAATTGATTAGTGAAAATGTTACATACT from Lasioglossum baleicum unplaced genomic scaffold, iyLasBale1 scaffold1647, whole genome shotgun sequence includes the following:
- the LOC143220834 gene encoding uncharacterized protein LOC143220834 gives rise to the protein MQVDWYAGYEQLVKRNLTLLPHQEAVQQQEPQSQQLAQQQQTDIMTSMFEQQIKSEPIGFYSVASSRSDGSNSMVNLSDDREDLSQQEGHLQPQQQTTLQLNQQQGQQQTQQQSQQQTQQGQQQQSQSVQQEVPSRQSTGQQTVKEGSRSKPQPCKVCGKVLSSASSYYVHMKLHSGNKPYHCTVCEASFCRKPYLEVHMRTHTGERPFQCELCLKRFTQKSSLNTHKRVHTGERPYACDICQKRFAVKSYVTAHRWSHVAEKPLVCDRCSLTFTSKSQFAIHIRTHTASTTYECNICGRTFVRDSYLIRHQNRVHRDMNQSSTNHNPPTPQSTGGGTPGTGFESPVCDLRYSEGPSSLDGLAGSKGGIAAEIASLAKQNNLQLPLPLLHPQTTN
- the LOC143220836 gene encoding zinc finger protein 346-like, with protein sequence MAVSSEGVMNPGLNDPVTKAVVDNIMGNLPTKKPLVRCDDCDLSFTSQTVLDTHLQGARHAKQIRSKNIMASLEETKVTFTKDEETNGLKCNVCNVCLNSIQQLQTHLNGIRHKKKAVRGGWGGKDVGSAVTSTTMNIQENSGPKGVSLSCSMCNKIFNSVAQYNVHMTSKKHTGKLKQAKTQKKKRFFPYWKKT